The Impatiens glandulifera chromosome 8, dImpGla2.1, whole genome shotgun sequence genome includes a window with the following:
- the LOC124912363 gene encoding sphinganine C4-monooxygenase 2-like produces MDFGVSDDLLGTFVPILVYWVYSGIYILMGSLDDYRLHSRKDEDEKNLVSKKTVIKGVILQQSVQAIVAIILFKVTGNDGDASTDNPSSMIVILRQFIIAMFVLDTWQYFMHRYMHHNKFLYRHIHSQHHRLIVPYAFGALYNHPIEGLLLDTIGGALSFLLSGMSPRTSIFFFSFATIKTVDDHCGLWIPGNLFHFFFKNNSAYHDIHHQLYGTKYNFSQPFFVVWDRVLGTYMPYSLEKRQSGGLEARPAKDCKEK; encoded by the exons ATGGATTTTGGTGTCTCGGATGACTTATTGGGGACTTTCGTCCCCATACTTGTTTATTGGGTTTATTCTGGGATCTACATTCTGATGGGATCCCTCGATGATTATCGACTTCACTCGAGGAAAGATGAAGATGAGAAGAATTTGGTATCTAAGAAGACGGTGATCAAAGGTGTTATCTTGCAACAGAGCGTTCAAGCTATTGTTGCAATCATCTTGTTCAAG GTTACAGGAAACGACGGCGATGCCTCCACTGACAACCCATCCTCTATGATTGTGATTCTAAGACAATTCATTATCGCGATGTTTGTACTTGACACTTGGCAATATTTCATGCATAGATACATGCATCACAACAAGTTCTTATACCGTCATATTCATTCGCAACATCATCGCCTTATTGTTCCATACGCATTCGGAGCTCTATATAACCACCCGATTGAAGGTCTCCTTCTGGATACCATTGGAGGAGCCTTATCTTTTCTCTTATCGGGAATGTCTCCACGAActtcaatcttcttcttctctttcgcTACGATCAAGACTGTTGACGATCATTGTGGGTTATGGATTCCTGGAAACCTGTTCCATttcttcttcaaaaataatAGTGCTTATCACGATATTCATCATCAGCTATACGGAACCAAGTATAATTTCTCCCAACCGTTCTTCGTTGTTTGGGATAGAGTTCTCGGAACTTATATGCCTTATTCGCTCGAGAAGAGACAGAGTGGTGGTCTTGAAGCCAGGCCGGCTAAAGATTGcaaagagaaatga